A region of Thermothielavioides terrestris NRRL 8126 chromosome 6, complete sequence DNA encodes the following proteins:
- a CDS encoding glycoside hydrolase family 61 protein, protein MLANGAIVFLAAALGVSGHYTWPRVNDGADWQQVRKADNWQDNGYVGDVTSPQIRCFQATPSPAPSVLNTTAGSTVTYWANPDVYHPGPVQFYMARVPDGEDINSWNGDGAVWFKVYEDHPTFGAQLTWPSTGKSSFAVPIPPCIKSGYYLLRAEQIGLHVAQSVGGAQFYISCAQLSVTGGGSTEPPNKVAFPGAYSATDPGILINIYYPVPTSYQNPGPAVFSC, encoded by the exons ATGCTCGCAAACGGTGCCATCGTcttcctggccgccgccctcggcgtcaGTGGCCACTACACCTGGCCACGGGTTaacgacggcgccgactgGCAACAGGTCCGTAAGGCGGACAACTGGCAGGACAACGGCTACGTCGGGGATGTCACGTCGCCACAGATCCGCTGTTTCCAGGCGACCCCGTCCCCGGCCCCATCCGTCCTCAACACCACGGCCGGCTCGACCGTGACCTACTGGGCCAACCCCGACGTCTACCACCCCGGGCCTGTGCAGTTTTACATGGCCCGCGTGCCCGATGGCGAGGACATCAACTCGTGgaacggcgacggcgccgtgtGGTTCAAGGTGTACGAGGACCATCCTACCTTTGGCGCTCAGCTCACATGGCCCAGCACGG GCAAGAGCTCGTTCGCGGTTCCCATCCCCCCGTGCATCAAGTCCGGCTACTACCTCCTCCGGGCGGAGCAAATCGGCCTGCACGTCGCCCAGAGCGTAGGCGGAGCGCAGTTCTACATCTCATGCGCCCAGCTCAGcgtcaccggcggcggcagcaccgagcCGCCGAACAAGGTGGCCTTCCCCGGCGCTTACAGTGCGACGGACCCGGGCATTCTGATCAACATCTACTACCCTGTTCCCACGTCCTACCAGAAccccggcccggccgtcTTCAGCTGCTGA
- a CDS encoding cellobiose dehydrogenase, translating into MHVLSRLVVTGGVLGLWLQSVAARAQCAQVSSTDTYDYIVVGSGAGGIPMADRLSEAGHKVLLIEKGPPSTGRWGGTMKPNWLTNTNLTRFDVPGLCNEIWADPTGIVCTDVDQMAGCVLGGGTAVNSGLWWKPHPDDWDVNFPDGWRSKDVAAATDRVFSRIPGTICPSMDGKWYYPQGFDMLGGSLKAAGWNYIVPNDHPDMKNRTYGHSTFMFSGGERGGPLATYLATASSRKNFTLWTNTIAKRVVRQGGHATGVEVECNGAGHAGVVSLTPNTGRVIISAGAFGSAKLLFRSGIGPTDQLNIVKNSTDGPTMISSDQWINLPVGYNLNDHVGTDIEIAHPSVVFYDYYGAWSKPIASDAQQYIANRSGPLAQAAPNLGPIAWQIIKGSDGISRHIQWQARVEGSKSTSMTITQYLGTGTVSRGRMTITRQLNTVVSTPPYLRDAHDKEAVIQGIDDFRNSLKDVANLTWINPRADVTSEQFVNSIPATPARRCSNHWIGTAKLGTDDGRSGGTAVVDLDTKVYGTDNIFVVDASIFPGHITGNPSAAIVIASEHAVTRILALPVPKAVATSS; encoded by the exons ATGCACGTCTTGTCCCGACTAGTGGTCACAGGCGGAGTACTGGGCCTGT GGCTCCAGTCAGTGGCCGCGCGGGCACAATGCGCCCAAGTCTCGTCGACGGATACGTACGACTACATCGTGGTGGGAtctggcgcgggcggcatCCCGATGGCGGACCGCCTGAGCGAGGCTGGACATAAGGTCCTACTGATCGAGAAGGGCCCGCCGTCGACGGGAAGATGGGGCGGCACGATGAAGCCGAACTGGCTGACCAATACGAACCTGACGCGCTTCGATGTCCCCGGTCTGTGCAACGAGATCTGGGCCGACCCGACGGGGATCGTCTGCACCGATGTCGACCAGATGGCCGGCTgcgtgctcggcggcggcacggccgTCAACTCGGGGCTCTGGTGGAAGCCTCACCCGGACGACTGGGACGTCAACTTCCCGGACGGGTGGCGCAGCAAGGacgtggccgccgccacggaCCGTGTCTTCTCCCGGATCCCCGGCACCATCTGCCCGTCGATGGACGGCAAGTGGTACTACCCGCAAGGCTTCGACatgctcggcggcagcctcAAAGCAGCGGGCTGGAACTACATCGTCCCCAACGACCACCCGGACATGAAGAACCGCACCTACGGGCACAGCACCTTCATGTTttccggcggcgagcgaggcgGCCCCTTGGCCACGTACTTAGCTACCGCGAGCAGCCGCAAGAATTTCACCCTATGGACAAACACCATAGCAAAGCGGGTTGTccgccaaggcggccatgCCACAGGCGTCGAAGTCGAGTGCAACGGTGCGGGCCATGCCGGCGTGGTGTCCCTCACCCCGAACACCGGCCGAGTGatcatctcggccggcgcTTTTGGCTCAGCGAAGCTGCTGTTCCGAA GTGGTATCGGACCGACGGACCAGCTGAACATCGTCAAGAACTCGACCGATGGGCCGACCATGATCTCATCCGACCAGTGGATCAACTTGCCAGTCGGTTACAATCTGAATGACCACGTCGGC ACTGACATTGAGATCGCTCACCCCTCCGTTGTCTTCTACGACTACTACGGCGCCTGGAGTAAGCCCATCGCCAGCGATGCCCAGCAGTACATAG CCAACCGGAGTGGTCCGCTGGCCCAAGCGGCTCCTAACCTGGGACCTATT GCCTGGCAAATCATCAAGGGCAGCGATGGCATCTCTCGCCACATCCAGTGGCAAGCTCGAGTGGAGGGCTCGAAAAGCA CGTCGATGACCATCACGCAGTATCTAGGCACCGGCACAGTCTCTAGAGGGCGCATGACCATCACGAGGCAGCTGAACACGGTCGTGTCCACGCCCCCCTATCTCCGAGATGCCCATGACAAAGAGGCGGTCATCCAGGGCATCGACGACTTCCGCAACTCGCTGAAAGACGTGGCCAATCTCACTTGGATTAACCCCAGGGCCGACGTCACCTCGGAGCAGTTTGTGAACTCG ATACCCGCCACACCTGCACGGAGGTGCTCCAATCACTGGATCG GCACGGCCAAGCTCGGCACCGACGACGGGAGAAGCGGAGGAACAGCTGTGGTGGACCTGGACACCAAGGTATACGGGACGGACAACATCTTCGTTGTGGACGCGTCTATCTTCCCTGGGCACATTACGGGCAACCCGTCAGCGGCCATCGTCATTGCGTCAGAGCACGCAGTGACCAGGATTCTTGCGTTGCCGGTGCCGAAGGCGGTGGCCACGTCTTCTTGA
- a CDS encoding glycoside hydrolase family 61 protein has translation MQLLVGLLLAAVAARAHYTFPRLVVNGQPEDKDWSVTRMTKNAQSKQGVQDPTSPDIRCYTSQTAPNVATVPAGATVHYISTQQINHPGPTQYYLAKVPAGSSAKTWDGSGAVWFKISTTMPYLDNNKQLVWPNQNTYTTVNTTIPADTPSGEYLLRVEQIALHLASQPNGAQFYLACSQIQITGGGNGTPGPLVALPGAYKSNDPGILVNIYSMQPGDYKPPGPPVWSG, from the exons ATGCAGCTCCTCGTGGGCTTGCTGCTTGCAGCCGTGGCTGCTCGAGCACATT ACACATTTCCCAGACTCGTGGTAAATGGGCAGCCCGAGGACAAGGACTGGTCGGTTACGCGCATGACCAAGAACGCGCAGAGCAAGCAGGGAGTCCAGGACCCGACCAGTCCCGACATTCGCTGCTACACGTCGCAGACGGCGCCTAACGTGGCTACGGTCCCTGCCGGAGCCACCGTCCATTACATATCGACTCAGCAGATCAACCACCCGGGCCCGACGCAGTACTACCTCGCCAAGGTACCGGCGGGGTCGTCGGCCAAGACGTGGGACGGGTCAGGGGCCGTCTGGTTCAAGATCTCGACCACCATGCCTTACTTGGACAACAACAAGCAGCTTGTCTGGCCGAATCAGA ACACGTACACGACGGTCAACACGACCATCCCCGCCGATACGCCCAGTGGGGAATACCTCCTCCGGGTCGAGCAGATCGCGCTGCACCTGGCCTCGCAGCCCAACGGGGCTCAGTTCTACCTGGCCTGCTCGCAGATCCAGATtacgggcggcggcaacggcacgCCCGGCCCGCTAGTCGCGTTGCCGGGGGCGTACAAGAGCAACGACCCGGGCATTTTGGTCAACATCTACTCTATGCAGCCCGGCGATTACAAGCCGCCCGGGCCGCCGGTGTGGAGTGGCTGA